In Acidobacteriota bacterium, one genomic interval encodes:
- a CDS encoding SUMF1/EgtB/PvdO family nonheme iron enzyme codes for MLSGLVRTTLGLLAACAMTWSATGGGVGEAAAITAAASTPIASKPIASKAEESPAGRGWHGEPLPPGMERGSHQGEYLWTRDRSVMVYVPAGSFPMGSATGPADERPVHEVVLGAYYIDKYETSWRQWKLSGLPYADSPDDPRAIPRAPDWGIHDDQPVVNVTWGDARAYARWAGKRLPSEAEWEKAARGTDGRKYPWGDEQPSYQRAVYRGHPEAEASTAPVDCCAAGASPYGVLNLAGNVYEWCEDVYRRDFYAHSPTHDPVARGEGPHRVLRGGAHVLEVEDLSSTLRYRLRTGDRTPYIGFRTVVSGIPESQD; via the coding sequence ATGCTCTCAGGGCTTGTCCGGACGACGCTGGGGCTGCTCGCGGCCTGCGCCATGACCTGGTCCGCCACCGGCGGTGGCGTGGGTGAGGCAGCTGCCATCACCGCCGCCGCCAGCACGCCGATCGCGAGCAAGCCAATCGCGAGCAAGGCGGAAGAGAGCCCTGCCGGTCGCGGATGGCACGGCGAGCCTTTGCCCCCGGGGATGGAGCGCGGCTCCCACCAGGGGGAGTACCTGTGGACTCGCGACCGCTCGGTGATGGTCTACGTCCCCGCCGGGTCCTTCCCCATGGGCAGCGCCACCGGCCCCGCCGACGAGCGCCCGGTGCACGAGGTCGTGCTCGGCGCCTACTACATCGACAAATACGAGACCTCCTGGCGCCAGTGGAAGCTGTCCGGGTTGCCCTACGCCGACAGTCCCGACGATCCGAGAGCCATCCCCCGCGCACCGGACTGGGGCATTCACGACGACCAGCCGGTGGTCAACGTCACCTGGGGCGACGCCCGAGCCTATGCGCGCTGGGCGGGCAAGAGGCTGCCGTCGGAGGCCGAGTGGGAGAAAGCGGCGCGGGGCACCGACGGGCGCAAATACCCCTGGGGCGACGAGCAACCGAGCTATCAGCGCGCCGTCTACCGCGGGCATCCGGAAGCGGAAGCCTCCACGGCGCCGGTGGACTGCTGCGCCGCCGGTGCTTCGCCCTACGGCGTCCTCAATCTGGCGGGCAACGTCTACGAGTGGTGCGAAGACGTCTACCGGCGAGACTTCTACGCCCACTCCCCCACCCATGACCCCGTGGCCCGCGGCGAAGGGCCACACCGGGTCCTCCGCGGCGGCGCCCATGTGCTCGAAGTCGAGGACCTGTCGAGCACCCTCCGCTACCGCCTGCGCACCGGCGACCGTACTCCCTACATCGGCTTCCGGACGGTGGTATCGGGGATCCCCGAGTCGCAGGATTGA